A genomic window from Algoriphagus sp. Y33 includes:
- a CDS encoding NAD(P)/FAD-dependent oxidoreductase, which translates to MNKIVVIGAGPAGAVASSYLVKQGFEVIVLEKEGFPRFVIGESLLPKCMESLEEAGLLPPLLEKGYQKKMGASYYNRENQTCSFLFSQQFSKSWDWTWNIQRIHFDQDLVDAAKVNGVQFLFDSTVTAVEINGEHRTVTYEQSGEKKTIEASFIVDASGYGRVLPKLLDLEKPSVQKPRGAVFAHFVDQKRTGREGDDILIYPFDDKNSWIWVIPFSDGTASVGLVSETEETKAFAADDYKAYLNFVRNFELLNGRFAEAEYRREPTMILGYSVGVKQMYGEGYVLCGNSTEFLDPVFSSGVTLATVSGLLAAKLVEKELNGESVDWQTAYEDEMKYGIEVFRSYVNGWYNGELQTIFFNPKINPEIKKKICSVLAGHVWDNANPFVKKHRTILSTLAKVINIENKAVNVAEDYKE; encoded by the coding sequence ATGAATAAAATAGTAGTGATCGGAGCTGGTCCCGCCGGAGCTGTGGCTTCCAGTTATCTGGTAAAGCAGGGCTTCGAAGTGATAGTGCTGGAGAAAGAGGGGTTTCCAAGGTTTGTGATTGGAGAAAGCCTCTTGCCAAAGTGCATGGAGTCATTGGAGGAAGCGGGCTTGTTGCCGCCTTTGCTTGAAAAGGGCTACCAAAAGAAGATGGGAGCTTCTTATTACAATAGAGAAAATCAAACGTGTTCATTTTTATTCAGTCAGCAATTCTCGAAATCCTGGGATTGGACCTGGAATATCCAACGCATACATTTTGATCAAGACCTGGTTGATGCTGCCAAAGTCAATGGAGTTCAGTTTCTCTTTGATAGCACAGTGACCGCGGTGGAGATCAATGGAGAACATCGTACGGTAACTTACGAGCAGAGCGGTGAGAAAAAGACTATTGAGGCATCCTTTATTGTCGATGCAAGCGGATATGGACGTGTGCTGCCCAAGTTGTTGGACTTGGAAAAACCCTCGGTCCAGAAACCGAGAGGTGCTGTCTTTGCACACTTTGTAGATCAAAAAAGAACAGGAAGAGAAGGGGATGATATTTTAATCTATCCTTTTGACGATAAAAATTCCTGGATTTGGGTGATTCCCTTTTCAGATGGGACGGCAAGTGTCGGGTTGGTTTCCGAGACAGAAGAGACCAAGGCCTTTGCGGCTGATGATTACAAAGCATACTTAAACTTTGTGAGGAATTTTGAACTGTTAAACGGGAGATTTGCCGAAGCTGAGTATCGGCGTGAGCCTACCATGATTTTAGGCTATTCGGTAGGAGTGAAGCAGATGTATGGGGAAGGCTACGTGCTGTGTGGGAACTCGACGGAGTTTCTGGATCCGGTATTTTCATCTGGAGTTACCTTGGCTACAGTTTCCGGACTGCTTGCAGCAAAATTGGTCGAAAAGGAATTGAATGGCGAATCTGTGGATTGGCAAACAGCCTATGAGGATGAAATGAAGTACGGTATTGAGGTTTTTCGGTCCTATGTCAATGGCTGGTATAACGGTGAGCTGCAAACCATTTTTTTCAATCCTAAGATCAATCCCGAAATCAAAAAAAAGATCTGCTCAGTATTAGCCGGGCATGTTTGGGATAATGCTAATCCATTTGTGAAAAAGCACCGCACCATACTTTCAACACTGGCGAAAGTGATCAATATTGAAAATAAAGCGGTGAATGTAGCAGAGGATTATAAAGAATAG
- a CDS encoding PIN domain-containing protein — protein MSKAFLDTNIIVDLVADRKPFSKYAIEIFQKAEEGELEIFTSSHSIATTHYLLKKYLEEKELREVLSNLLDYIKVIAVDLAIIKKGLRSNHKDFEDSIQIFCASSIENIDYIITRNIKDFKESEIRVMTPDELLLNI, from the coding sequence ATGAGTAAAGCTTTTTTAGATACAAATATAATTGTTGATCTCGTTGCTGACAGAAAACCTTTTAGTAAATATGCCATTGAAATTTTTCAAAAAGCTGAAGAAGGTGAACTAGAAATTTTCACTTCATCCCACTCGATAGCAACGACTCATTACTTACTAAAGAAATATTTAGAAGAAAAAGAGTTACGTGAAGTATTGTCTAATCTACTTGACTATATAAAAGTAATTGCTGTGGATTTAGCTATAATAAAGAAAGGACTTCGCTCAAACCACAAAGATTTTGAAGATTCTATTCAAATCTTCTGCGCATCTTCAATCGAGAATATTGACTATATTATTACTAGAAATATAAAGGATTTTAAAGAAAGCGAAATCAGAGTTATGACGCCAGACGAATTATTATTAAACATATAG
- a CDS encoding DUF6364 family protein, translated as MNTKLTLTVDKAIIDRAKSYAKNTGRSLSQLIENYLITLTQESSPNQLSPKLKKIVGAVKLPKDFDEKKELRAFLESKHL; from the coding sequence ATGAATACTAAACTCACATTAACAGTTGACAAGGCTATTATTGACAGGGCTAAATCGTATGCAAAAAATACAGGAAGAAGTTTATCCCAACTAATTGAAAACTATCTTATTACGCTTACACAAGAAAGTTCCCCAAATCAGTTGTCTCCTAAATTGAAAAAAATAGTTGGCGCCGTGAAGCTTCCAAAGGACTTTGATGAGAAAAAGGAATTAAGAGCTTTTTTAGAATCCAAGCACCTATGA
- a CDS encoding trifunctional MMPL family transporter/lysophospholipid acyltransferase/class I SAM-dependent methyltransferase yields the protein MRELIKYLPVFLCVLVLLSGAYSTLNLDIHENLNKSIPKNIDLNALQPVIEKGERAVFFSVDIQDFHGNKYKIDSVGNALITSLKNSFGTQLGGFQYRSDIDPDVFNSFVQDHLYLFLEKSDYDAIDSLLQRKNIVTALAANKKMLNSAQGFGMAQSISNDPLHFNQLAYKNLSKGLSLQNMLATEGLYISTDGTSLMINGELIFDPKEVNSVQLLDTQLADFRDSWNQNPSHAQLDYFGSFTIVSANARQIKKDIVITINLALLFIIGLLYFYYRRLSTILFFILPGTFGIAASITLIYLFAGGISPLALSASAVIMGIVVDYSFHFFSHLSQDKDALKTRNSIAFPLIVSSITTIIAFFSLTFANSEALKDFGMFTGLSLLFTLLFILFLLPHLIQLFGKKTTQNGSKKLDSLIEKFSSEKIKQPKWILLVILLATGFLAFHANDVEFENDLNKLNFYPEELKKKEIAHQNLDPDTQKRITIVAHGRNENEAAERNRALFKTLTQNSIKNKEVNSIGSFIFPEEEILQKAEAWMAFWDKKEDFTTQFATVSDSLGFSSRAFSSFLSSIQSTPEKINTFEFAAQFESLQKLIIHDRNTSILTTVVFDKDEYGQLKETIESVSGIVIVDGESVAESLVNSVKADFNLLLVIASVLVFVTMLFVYGRLELTLISFLPMVLSWLWILGLAALFDIKFNFINIMIATIIFGLGDDFAIFITDGLQTKYTYGKNGLATNKAGILLSSISTIIGTGVLFFGQHPAIRSIAAISVIGISTIVILSFVVQPFLYSMLITRRTNQGKPPYTLLELIFSIFAFTFFFLGCMISTLLTVIVMLIPFWKVKSKKLFVHRLIQFFTWSLLKFMVFLKKRYYDFELLDFSRPSVIIANHSSFLDILYIAMQHPKITFLVGPWVYNSPIFGKFIRFADYIPAFLPIEDSLEKLQGLVADGYSVLVFPESHRSVDGKMTRFHKGAFYLSELLQIDITPVLLHGLHYTLPKGDYYVKSGYLNMKVLPRISNSDNSFGHGYSQRAKNITKYFKTEHAQFTLEREDTDYLKTPLTYAYLYKGPILEWYFKIKYRHEKRNYELIHRELTGKNSIYDLGCGNGFLSYFLKLKNPERKIIGVDYDENKIAIAENCYLNDDTLEFIASDISEIDLAPAEAIILMDVLHYLSPEKRNKVLNKCLKSLTNDGILIIKDGLLSDSEKHRWTLNSEKWSTRWVKFNKVTDELSFFDLAFIESWASSNQLELKIMSESKDSSNTLMAIKKSFR from the coding sequence ATGCGTGAATTGATTAAATACCTCCCTGTATTTCTTTGTGTTCTAGTGCTTTTGTCAGGTGCTTACAGCACTTTGAATCTGGATATCCATGAAAATCTAAACAAGTCAATCCCTAAAAACATAGACTTGAATGCTCTGCAGCCGGTGATCGAAAAGGGTGAACGAGCCGTGTTTTTCTCAGTGGATATTCAGGATTTCCATGGAAATAAGTATAAAATAGACAGTGTAGGAAATGCGCTAATCACAAGTTTAAAGAACAGCTTCGGCACTCAACTTGGTGGATTTCAATACCGATCCGATATAGATCCCGATGTTTTCAACTCATTCGTCCAAGACCATCTTTATTTGTTTTTGGAAAAAAGTGATTATGACGCTATCGACAGTCTGCTACAGAGAAAAAACATCGTAACAGCTCTGGCAGCAAACAAAAAAATGCTCAACAGCGCTCAGGGTTTTGGTATGGCACAGTCCATCTCAAATGACCCACTCCACTTTAACCAATTGGCTTATAAAAATCTCTCAAAAGGTCTTTCTCTTCAAAATATGCTTGCTACAGAAGGACTCTACATCTCGACCGATGGCACGAGCCTCATGATTAACGGCGAGCTTATTTTTGATCCTAAGGAAGTAAACAGTGTACAACTTCTTGACACCCAACTTGCCGATTTCAGGGATTCTTGGAATCAGAACCCTTCTCATGCCCAACTCGATTATTTTGGCTCATTTACGATTGTATCAGCGAATGCACGTCAGATTAAGAAAGACATTGTTATCACTATAAATTTAGCTCTCCTATTCATAATAGGACTGCTCTACTTTTATTACCGCAGACTTTCCACCATTCTGTTTTTTATTTTACCAGGCACTTTTGGGATTGCTGCATCCATCACGTTGATTTACCTCTTCGCCGGTGGGATTTCTCCATTGGCATTGAGTGCAAGTGCTGTGATCATGGGAATCGTGGTGGATTATTCATTCCACTTTTTCTCCCATCTGAGTCAGGACAAGGATGCACTCAAAACCCGAAATAGCATTGCTTTCCCACTGATTGTAAGCAGCATCACCACAATTATCGCCTTCTTTTCGTTGACTTTTGCTAATTCCGAAGCCCTGAAGGATTTTGGTATGTTTACGGGGCTGAGTCTCCTGTTTACCTTGCTTTTTATTCTGTTCCTTTTGCCGCATCTAATCCAACTTTTTGGCAAAAAAACAACGCAAAATGGCAGCAAAAAACTGGACAGCCTGATTGAAAAGTTTAGCTCAGAAAAGATCAAACAGCCTAAATGGATACTATTAGTCATCCTTCTGGCAACAGGGTTTCTTGCCTTTCATGCAAATGATGTAGAGTTTGAGAATGATCTAAACAAGCTTAATTTCTATCCCGAGGAACTCAAAAAGAAAGAGATAGCCCATCAAAACCTAGATCCTGATACCCAAAAGCGGATTACCATAGTGGCTCATGGAAGAAATGAAAATGAAGCTGCTGAGCGAAACCGGGCACTTTTCAAAACGCTGACTCAGAATTCGATAAAGAATAAGGAAGTTAATTCTATTGGTTCCTTTATTTTCCCGGAAGAAGAAATCTTACAAAAAGCAGAAGCTTGGATGGCTTTTTGGGATAAGAAAGAAGATTTTACCACTCAATTTGCCACGGTTTCCGATTCCTTGGGCTTCAGCTCCCGTGCTTTTTCTTCATTTCTAAGCAGTATACAATCAACGCCTGAGAAAATCAACACGTTTGAATTTGCTGCCCAGTTTGAAAGTCTTCAAAAGCTGATTATTCATGACCGGAACACGAGTATTCTCACGACGGTAGTTTTTGACAAGGATGAGTATGGGCAGTTGAAAGAAACGATTGAGTCAGTGTCTGGAATAGTTATCGTAGATGGAGAAAGCGTGGCAGAATCACTGGTCAATTCCGTGAAAGCCGACTTCAACCTACTCCTCGTCATTGCCAGTGTGCTAGTGTTTGTGACCATGCTGTTTGTCTATGGCAGGTTGGAATTGACGCTGATTTCTTTTCTGCCAATGGTGTTAAGCTGGCTATGGATTTTGGGGTTGGCGGCACTTTTTGATATCAAGTTCAACTTTATCAATATTATGATCGCCACGATCATCTTCGGTTTGGGAGATGATTTTGCCATATTCATCACCGACGGATTGCAGACTAAGTACACGTATGGAAAAAACGGTCTGGCTACAAACAAAGCAGGGATTTTGCTTTCTTCTATCAGTACAATTATTGGGACAGGAGTCTTGTTCTTTGGTCAGCATCCCGCAATCAGATCTATAGCCGCGATCAGTGTGATCGGGATCAGTACCATCGTCATTCTGAGTTTTGTGGTTCAGCCTTTTCTGTACAGCATGCTAATCACCAGACGGACAAATCAAGGGAAACCACCCTATACCTTACTAGAACTAATCTTTAGTATTTTCGCCTTTACTTTTTTCTTCCTTGGTTGCATGATCAGCACCCTACTGACCGTGATCGTGATGCTTATTCCATTCTGGAAAGTGAAGAGCAAAAAACTTTTTGTGCACCGACTTATACAATTTTTCACCTGGTCTTTGTTGAAATTCATGGTGTTTCTCAAGAAGCGCTACTATGATTTTGAGCTGCTGGACTTTTCCAGACCTTCGGTGATCATAGCAAACCACAGTTCTTTTCTGGATATCTTGTACATTGCAATGCAGCATCCGAAAATCACGTTTTTGGTTGGCCCATGGGTTTACAATTCACCTATTTTCGGCAAGTTTATCCGATTTGCGGATTACATTCCTGCCTTTCTGCCTATTGAAGACAGTTTGGAAAAGCTGCAAGGCCTGGTCGCTGACGGCTACTCTGTATTGGTCTTCCCTGAGAGCCACCGATCAGTAGACGGGAAAATGACCCGGTTCCACAAAGGAGCTTTTTACTTAAGCGAATTACTGCAGATTGACATTACACCGGTGCTGCTGCATGGACTGCATTATACTTTACCTAAAGGTGATTACTATGTGAAGAGCGGGTATTTAAATATGAAAGTCCTTCCTAGAATTTCAAACTCAGACAACAGTTTTGGTCATGGGTATAGCCAGCGTGCAAAGAACATTACAAAGTATTTCAAAACAGAACATGCTCAATTCACTCTGGAAAGAGAGGATACAGACTATCTGAAGACACCGCTTACGTATGCATATCTGTATAAAGGACCAATTTTAGAATGGTATTTTAAGATAAAATACAGGCATGAAAAGCGTAATTACGAACTGATTCACCGTGAACTGACCGGAAAAAACAGCATCTATGACCTTGGCTGTGGCAATGGATTTTTGAGCTATTTTCTGAAATTGAAAAACCCGGAAAGAAAGATCATCGGGGTAGATTACGATGAAAATAAAATAGCCATTGCAGAGAATTGCTACCTGAATGATGACACCCTGGAGTTCATTGCCTCGGATATTTCGGAGATAGATTTAGCTCCTGCTGAAGCCATTATCTTAATGGATGTGCTGCATTACCTAAGCCCTGAGAAAAGAAATAAGGTGCTGAACAAGTGCCTTAAAAGCTTGACAAACGACGGTATTCTGATCATCAAAGACGGCTTACTCAGTGATTCTGAAAAGCACAGATGGACGCTCAACTCCGAAAAATGGAGCACCAGATGGGTTAAATTCAATAAAGTAACAGATGAGCTATCATTTTTTGACTTGGCATTTATAGAAAGCTGGGCTTCCTCAAATCAACTGGAATTGAAAATCATGTCTGAGTCCAAGGACTCTAGCAACACCCTGATGGCGATTAAGAAAAGCTTTAGATAG
- the hutH gene encoding histidine ammonia-lyase — MGNLPSDYLGLENIKEYYRNDSRYVLSETQLKRSIRSFNFLREFSKNKVIYGINTGFGPMAQYRIAEDDLRELQYNLIRSHANGTGGFLSPEATKIIMICRLNTLALGFSGTSPRVLETLANYIEQGICPLIPQHGGVGASGDLVQLAHLALGLIGEGKAYFNDKMMPVSQALVLANLKPAELELRDGLSLINGTSCMSGLATINLIHTSTLLHYSVLASSVMNELTASYTDSFSEELNGAKLHPGQQYVAKKMRGFLADGSVLKNRKDHLFNEKYIDGQEFFSEKVQEYYSLRCVPQIIGPIYDTFLNAKKIVEEEINSANDNPIVCADTENVYHGGNFHGDYISFEMDKLKIGVTKLSMLMERQINYLLNDRLNNKFPAFLNMGKLGFNFGLQGMQFTAVSTTAENQSLSTSVYVHSIPNNGDNQDIVSMGTNSALMAERVINNTFEVLAVQLVAIAQAIDIAQSYDRLSSASKSLYDFVRGEIGVIKADKPNYEGLARLKTKLLQSKAGV, encoded by the coding sequence ATGGGAAATCTGCCAAGTGATTATCTGGGGTTGGAGAATATTAAGGAATATTATAGGAATGATAGTAGGTATGTATTGTCTGAAACCCAGCTTAAAAGGTCAATCCGCTCTTTCAATTTTTTAAGAGAATTCTCCAAAAACAAAGTGATTTATGGAATCAACACGGGGTTTGGGCCAATGGCACAGTATCGTATAGCCGAAGATGATCTAAGAGAACTTCAGTATAATCTGATACGCAGTCATGCCAATGGAACCGGTGGTTTTCTCTCTCCCGAGGCTACCAAGATTATTATGATCTGTAGGCTAAATACTTTGGCATTGGGTTTTTCAGGTACTAGTCCCAGAGTATTGGAGACCTTGGCGAACTATATCGAGCAGGGTATTTGTCCACTAATTCCACAGCATGGTGGAGTCGGAGCCAGCGGAGATTTGGTCCAATTGGCACATTTGGCGTTAGGACTGATAGGAGAGGGAAAAGCTTATTTCAACGATAAAATGATGCCTGTCTCCCAAGCACTCGTGCTTGCCAATCTCAAGCCTGCTGAGCTGGAACTCAGGGATGGATTGTCTCTTATTAATGGGACTTCCTGCATGAGTGGGTTGGCCACGATTAATCTAATCCATACATCCACGCTCTTACATTATAGTGTGTTGGCTTCCTCAGTGATGAATGAATTGACAGCCTCCTACACGGATTCCTTTAGCGAGGAACTTAATGGTGCGAAACTTCATCCGGGGCAGCAATATGTAGCTAAGAAAATGCGTGGTTTTTTGGCCGACGGAAGTGTATTGAAAAACAGAAAAGACCATCTCTTTAATGAGAAATATATAGATGGTCAGGAGTTTTTCTCCGAGAAAGTGCAGGAATATTACTCACTTAGATGTGTACCCCAGATCATCGGCCCTATTTACGATACTTTTTTGAATGCTAAGAAAATAGTGGAGGAGGAGATTAACTCGGCAAATGACAATCCCATAGTATGTGCTGATACCGAGAATGTATATCATGGAGGGAATTTTCATGGGGATTACATTTCCTTCGAGATGGACAAGCTTAAAATCGGCGTGACCAAGTTGAGCATGTTGATGGAAAGGCAGATTAATTACCTTTTGAATGATCGATTGAACAATAAATTTCCGGCTTTTTTAAATATGGGCAAATTGGGATTCAACTTCGGCTTACAGGGAATGCAATTCACAGCAGTGAGCACCACGGCTGAAAATCAATCGCTCAGTACATCTGTGTATGTTCATTCCATCCCTAATAATGGAGATAACCAGGATATTGTGAGTATGGGCACGAATTCAGCACTCATGGCGGAGCGGGTGATAAATAATACCTTTGAAGTATTGGCGGTCCAGTTGGTTGCGATTGCCCAGGCAATAGATATAGCTCAGAGCTACGATAGGCTTTCTTCGGCTTCGAAGAGTCTGTATGATTTTGTGAGGGGGGAAATAGGAGTGATAAAGGCCGATAAGCCCAACTATGAAGGATTGGCCAGATTAAAGACTAAGTTGTTACAAAGTAAAGCAGGAGTATAA
- the fabG gene encoding 3-oxoacyl-ACP reductase FabG, translating to MRDCCLITGASRGIGKTIAITLAQDYGFHILINYAENEAAAMETLTAIETNGGSGELMQFKVQDYENTTEAIETWIKSNPKDQIKVLVNNAGITKDNLLVFMEKDDFNQVIDINLRGTYNVTKAVINHMVRKRYGRIINVASLAGVKGVPGQTNYSASKGGMIAFTKSLAQEVAKRKITVNAVAPGFISTDMTQDLPEDELKKMIPMNRFGSPEEVAGTVSFLVSEKAAYITGEVININGGIS from the coding sequence ATGAGAGATTGTTGTTTGATTACCGGAGCCTCCAGAGGTATTGGAAAAACCATCGCCATCACGCTGGCTCAGGATTATGGATTTCATATTTTGATTAATTATGCGGAAAATGAGGCTGCTGCTATGGAGACTTTAACAGCTATAGAGACAAATGGCGGTTCTGGCGAGCTGATGCAATTCAAAGTTCAGGATTATGAAAATACCACGGAAGCAATAGAAACTTGGATCAAATCAAATCCTAAGGATCAGATTAAAGTGCTGGTGAATAACGCTGGAATTACTAAAGACAATCTGTTGGTTTTCATGGAAAAGGACGATTTTAATCAGGTGATCGATATCAATTTGCGGGGTACATATAATGTGACTAAGGCAGTGATCAATCATATGGTGAGAAAAAGATATGGACGCATCATCAATGTCGCTTCCCTTGCCGGGGTCAAAGGCGTGCCCGGACAGACGAATTACTCAGCTTCCAAGGGAGGTATGATTGCTTTTACCAAGTCTTTGGCGCAAGAAGTGGCAAAAAGAAAAATAACTGTGAATGCGGTAGCTCCGGGATTTATCAGCACTGATATGACGCAGGATTTGCCTGAGGATGAATTGAAAAAAATGATTCCAATGAATAGATTTGGTTCGCCGGAAGAAGTGGCGGGGACAGTTTCATTTCTTGTTTCTGAAAAAGCTGCCTATATCACCGGCGAAGTAATCAACATAAACGGAGGTATCTCATGA
- a CDS encoding beta-ketoacyl synthase, translating to MSRVVITGMGIYSCIGKNLEEVLHSLQNGLSGISIDPTREEMGFRSKLVGMVEEPDLKAVLNRKQRNTLSEEAKYAVVATEEALKTAGLDISYFEENEVGVIYGNDSSAKAVIEAVDTIRAKKDTTLVGSGSIFQSMNSTVTMNLATIYKLRGINYTVSAACASGSHAIGMGYQLIKAGMQEMIIVGGAQEVNPLAFGSFDGLGVFSTREDNPKASCRPFDKDRDGLVASGGAATLIIESYESAIARGATVLAELVGYGFSSNGEHISNPNIDGQVRSIRMALKAAGLNAEEIDYVNAHATSTPVGDRFEGMALKEVFGSQTPISSTKSMTGHECWMAGASEIVYCLLMMHNNFIAPNINFENPDEVSSELNIIAHSKKAELSHIVSNSFGFGGTNSTLIIKKV from the coding sequence ATGAGCAGGGTAGTGATCACAGGCATGGGGATTTATTCCTGTATAGGCAAAAATCTGGAGGAAGTATTGCACTCCTTGCAAAATGGACTGAGTGGCATTTCCATTGATCCAACGAGAGAAGAAATGGGATTTCGGTCCAAGCTGGTAGGTATGGTAGAAGAGCCGGATTTAAAAGCTGTCTTGAACAGAAAACAACGGAATACGCTTAGTGAGGAAGCCAAGTATGCTGTCGTAGCTACAGAGGAAGCTTTGAAAACGGCAGGTTTGGATATCTCCTATTTTGAGGAGAATGAGGTGGGAGTGATTTATGGAAACGATTCTTCAGCTAAAGCAGTGATAGAAGCTGTAGATACGATCCGTGCAAAGAAGGATACTACGTTGGTAGGTTCAGGATCTATTTTTCAATCGATGAACAGTACTGTCACCATGAATTTAGCTACGATCTACAAGTTAAGGGGAATCAATTATACAGTCAGTGCAGCCTGTGCATCAGGTTCGCATGCCATCGGTATGGGATACCAATTGATCAAAGCCGGAATGCAAGAGATGATTATTGTCGGTGGAGCACAGGAAGTAAACCCTTTGGCCTTCGGGAGTTTTGATGGGTTGGGTGTATTTTCTACCCGTGAAGACAATCCTAAAGCTTCCTGCCGTCCTTTTGACAAAGATAGGGATGGACTCGTGGCAAGTGGAGGAGCAGCTACATTGATTATCGAAAGCTACGAGTCTGCTATAGCCCGGGGTGCCACTGTTTTGGCGGAATTGGTAGGTTATGGTTTTTCTTCCAATGGTGAGCATATCTCCAATCCCAACATAGACGGGCAGGTACGGTCTATCCGAATGGCACTTAAAGCAGCAGGTCTGAATGCTGAAGAAATCGACTATGTAAATGCACATGCTACATCTACTCCTGTGGGTGACAGATTTGAGGGAATGGCACTTAAAGAGGTCTTTGGATCGCAAACCCCCATCAGTTCTACTAAGTCTATGACAGGCCATGAATGCTGGATGGCAGGTGCCAGTGAGATTGTTTATTGCTTGCTGATGATGCATAATAATTTCATTGCGCCTAACATTAATTTCGAAAATCCAGATGAAGTTTCTTCGGAACTTAATATTATTGCACATTCAAAGAAAGCTGAGTTAAGCCATATAGTCTCTAATTCTTTTGGGTTTGGAGGCACTAATTCAACTTTAATTATAAAGAAAGTATGA
- a CDS encoding acyl carrier protein → MTKEIVIERINNFLVEEFEVDESVIEPNASLKDTLELDSLDYVDLVVVIENNFGFKVTGEDFKSVSTYQDFYDLIFDKVSAK, encoded by the coding sequence ATGACGAAGGAAATCGTAATAGAGAGGATAAACAACTTCCTTGTGGAAGAATTTGAGGTGGATGAAAGCGTCATTGAACCTAATGCCAGTTTAAAAGACACATTGGAATTGGACAGTTTGGATTACGTGGATTTGGTAGTAGTGATTGAAAATAATTTTGGATTTAAAGTGACCGGAGAAGATTTTAAGTCTGTAAGTACTTATCAGGATTTTTACGATCTGATTTTTGATAAAGTGAGTGCGAAGTAA
- a CDS encoding lysophospholipid acyltransferase family protein, whose protein sequence is MASWTGRSRGNVLGYKIVVGSLRIFGLSNTYILLKVISFYYYIFAGDPKEHILDFYQNHMGFSAHKAKALCKANFFLLAQSILDKIALAMDLGEDIFYRQDGEDQLIRMAKSGQGGFVFSAHVGNWDIAGNLLQNLDVPLNVVMFENEEQKINSYLERIGSKPSFNIIPIKEDMSHLVKIYKHYKQKELICINADRFLPGSKTISANFLNSKAHFPEGPFSIANKLKAEYTFIFAVKYSKFGYEFSATTPRKADTDIHEIVENYVVALEEKVKQHPEQWFNYYDFYQDPS, encoded by the coding sequence ATGGCTTCATGGACGGGTAGAAGTAGGGGGAATGTTCTTGGGTACAAAATAGTAGTAGGTTCTCTCCGCATCTTTGGCCTGTCCAATACGTACATTTTGCTTAAAGTAATTTCCTTTTATTACTATATTTTTGCGGGGGATCCCAAGGAGCATATTCTTGATTTCTATCAAAATCACATGGGCTTTTCTGCTCACAAGGCAAAAGCTCTATGCAAAGCAAATTTTTTTTTGTTAGCTCAAAGTATCCTCGATAAGATCGCACTGGCAATGGATTTGGGAGAGGATATTTTCTACCGGCAGGATGGTGAGGATCAACTGATACGAATGGCGAAATCAGGACAGGGTGGATTTGTTTTTTCTGCCCATGTGGGGAATTGGGATATTGCAGGTAATCTGCTTCAAAATCTGGATGTACCACTCAATGTGGTAATGTTCGAAAATGAGGAGCAAAAAATCAATAGCTACTTGGAGAGAATTGGATCAAAACCAAGTTTTAATATTATTCCGATCAAAGAAGATATGTCACATTTAGTGAAAATCTACAAACACTACAAACAGAAGGAATTGATCTGCATCAATGCGGACCGTTTTTTACCGGGATCGAAAACCATCTCGGCTAATTTTCTGAACTCAAAAGCACACTTTCCCGAAGGGCCTTTTTCCATAGCAAATAAGTTAAAAGCTGAATATACCTTCATTTTTGCGGTGAAGTACAGTAAATTTGGATATGAGTTCAGTGCAACCACACCACGTAAAGCGGATACCGACATCCATGAAATTGTAGAGAATTATGTGGTTGCTCTGGAGGAAAAAGTGAAGCAACATCCAGAGCAGTGGTTTAATTACTACGATTTTTATCAAGATCCATCTTAA
- a CDS encoding pseudouridylate synthase, translated as MPSAQQLHRIPVISLIPQRSPMVMISRITAYSKGKVQSEFDIEAENIFVNQNLFSESGMLENIAQTAAGMVGLEARELGEEVPLGVIGGINKVKVTGFATVSQTITTQVEILQEVFNITLIRGKCFILDKLLMECEMKIVINP; from the coding sequence ATGCCTTCAGCCCAACAATTACATAGAATTCCTGTTATATCCTTAATTCCTCAGCGTTCACCAATGGTGATGATCAGTAGAATTACAGCCTATTCGAAGGGGAAAGTCCAATCGGAATTTGATATTGAAGCGGAGAATATCTTTGTGAATCAAAATCTTTTTTCAGAATCGGGAATGTTGGAGAATATCGCTCAGACAGCGGCGGGAATGGTGGGATTGGAAGCTAGAGAGTTAGGAGAAGAAGTGCCTTTAGGGGTTATTGGAGGAATTAATAAAGTGAAAGTAACCGGTTTTGCGACAGTCTCCCAGACGATTACCACTCAAGTGGAAATCCTGCAGGAAGTGTTTAATATTACGCTAATCAGAGGTAAATGCTTTATCTTGGATAAATTGCTGATGGAATGTGAAATGAAAATTGTAATCAATCCGTGA